CATCGCGCTTGCGCTCACGTGCGCGGGCGCGCTGCCCACCCGAGAATTGACGACGCACTGGTCGGCACCCCGGAAGTGTAGCGAAGGGCACGCGCAAGCGGGGGAAGCGGTCGGGGTGAGGGGGTGTGGAGAGGAATTTGGTCCCCCCTCGCACGACTCGGAGACCAGCAGCCCCGGAGGCACGCTGGCAATATTCCTACACTGCAACATCACCGAATCATCGGTGTCGCTGAACGCGAGCGCCGCGGACCAGCTCGTGGTCCTGACCGGAAAGGTAACGGTTGACTACATTAATGTTCTAGCTGTCAGCGTCTCGCTGAGGAGCTCCGTGGACCTCGGTTGGCCGTCAGCGGTTCAGCCGACTGAGATGAGCTTCAACGCTCCGGGCTCCCTCCCCTTCACAGTGAATGTTACGGTTCCCGGGGGAACCCAGAACAGGAGCGCCGTTCTGACGGTGAGGGCGACCGCGACGATTCAGGGCCTGCCCTCGGACAGCGACCAGGATACGGCGACCATCGAGGTCGGGTTGACAGCACAGCTCCCGGTGGTCCCCCCCACCGAGCCCCAACCCCGGAGTGAGGGCGAGGTCAGGCTGCTGAATATGCCCGCGATCGTCGCCGGCATCTCGCTACTCGCAGTCATCGGTGCATTTCTGGCACTCAGATTCAGACACCCGAAAGGGCGTGGTGGCAAAGCGAGACCGCAGGGAAAGCTGGAGGGCGGGAGGCCGAGCTAGGTCCGGCTGGGATTCTCCAACCCCCACACCTCCGTCTGGTGAAGGCTGTGGGCCCGGCGCGGGTCCGACTATTTGGCCACGAAAAGATGGTACTTCTGGTTCGGGTCAGAGAGCTCGAGCTCGATTCTTCGCACAATGTGCTTCTCTGGGTGATGAAGTGCCGGTATCCTTTTCTTTATATCCTCGAAGCTCTCGAAGGGCTTTTTCTTCCTCTCTTCGAGAATGGCCCACATCATCTTCTTGCCCAAGCCGGGAAGGAGCTCGAGCATGTGGAATCTGGTGCTGATCGGCTGCGATTCGTTGTAGAAGCGCACGAAGCGCGGCTCCTGCTTTTTAACGATTTCGGCTATGATGAAGGGCAGCTCACTCTGGGCGGTATTGGTGATTTCCGAATAGGATACCCTCCTTTTCACATGGAGAATCTTGTCGCGCTTCTCGAGGTCTTTGCCGATGTAGATGTAGTCGCCGATGTTCAGGGTCACGTCGGGCTTAATGGCGAGCTCTAGAATCTTGAACTCGTTCTCCCCCAGAGCGTAAGCTAGGGGCTCGCGCTTGAACTTCCGGGCGTCGGGATGGCCCTGTGCTAAATAATCTAATACATAAGCGTAGTCTTCCAAGGAGGTCCCTCCGGGGTTCAAACAAATTTCTTTACAGCCTCCAGAATTGCGTTGGTCTCTTCTGGGGTGAGGGGGTGCCTCTCCTTGGCAAAAATCACCCTCACATCGTCCGGGGTGGCGGGAAGAATCTCGATGATTTTGTAGGCGAGGGCCTCGGAGATGTGCGGGTTCTTGCAGAGCTCCGCCTTCAACTTCTCGGAGTCCTCTACGCTGAGCTTGGAGAAGAGCTGCGCGTGGCTCAGCGCGAGCTTTTGCTCGTAGCCGAGCTCTCTCTTCTTGCTCTCCTCCTCAAGCATCCGCAGCGCTTCTGCCAGCGAAATAAATCTTCCCTCTTCCGTCAATTCCCCGCCCCCTCAGCACTTCCTCAGGTGCTCCGGTCCAGCCAAAAGGGTCTTCCGCTTCCTTCCTTCGATAATCTCCACAAGATAAGCCCTTCCCTGCCTCCCCACGACCCTCCCCGTCTTGCCCTGGTACCTCGGGTGGGGCATACCGTCATGGACTCTCCCGTCTAAGTGAATCGAGGCCCTGTCGCCGACCTCCAGCTCTTGGAGAGAACGGGTCACCGGGGGCATCCCCCTGCTCCTCGGTTTAACCCTCAGGGTCCTCCTCGTCTTCACCCTGAAGCCCTTCGACGCCTTCACCATCCCCACTGCCTCCGGTACTGAGCACGTCCAGCTCCCTCACTAAGCACCCGACCCCGAGCGCCTCCGAGACGCTGGGCCGGGTCCTCCCCCCGTCGCCGCTGATGAGCTCTTTGATGTAGAGCCCGGCCTCTGCCGTTATGCGGAACCTGTCCGGGCCCTCGACCCGGAACTCCAGCACCCTCCGCACGCGGGTGAGATCAGCGCGCCTGTGGGAGACCCTCAAGGGCGTCCTCTGCTGGACCTCCAGGCCGGTGAAAGTCCTCTCCAGTAATTTAAGCTTTTCCTCGGGCACTGGAGAGGAGAATTCGACCGTAGCCAGATAGCACTTCGGGACCCGCGATTCCTTCAGCCCCCTGACCTCCTCCATCGAGGACGGGCGGAGGCCCGAGACCTCCACGCGGCCGGCCGCGAGGCGGTTGATCTCTTCCTGGAGGGCAACTAGGTCGAGAGCTCTCCTCACAGGCTCCCGGACCTCGAGTACGAATGGCCTGCCCCCGCCGAGCATCCGGGCGTCGATGTCCTCCCTGCCCATCCCGTGGAGGGCGTGGGAGCTTCCCCCGGCGGCCCTCATCACGGGGCCCGCGATCAGCTCCTCGACGGAGGTCTGGTACATCCTTCCAGTTCCGCCACACCGCGCGCAGCCCTTCCCCCGGCAGGCTCGGCAGGGCCACCGAGTCTGCGGTATCCCCCTCTCGAGCTTCCTGTATCGGCCGTAGATGAAGAGGGGCGCGAGCTGTATCTCGACACTCCCGAAAGCTATGTCCACGATAATCGTCACATCCGGGCTATCGAAGTCCACCGTTTTTCCAGTGAGCGCCTCCAGCCTCTTCCCGAGCTCGCGGTTGACCTCTTGCTTGAGGTGCTCTGGGTATCCGAGCCGCTCCTCGAGCTCGAGAGTAGAGGCCTCTTGCTTCGAGCCCACGAGGAATGTGGAGAACTCATACGGCGCCATTTTTCGCGCGGCGGCGCGGGCAATTCCGTCGAGCTCGTCGAAGATATTGTCGCAGATGGGGCAGAACACGGCGGGCTCGCTCCGCGCACCTGCGGCGGCCAGCGCCAAGCGAATAGCGCGGCCCCTCTCCGAATTCGTCGCCTGCTGGACGCGGGCGAAGCGCCTGCCCAAGCAATGGTCGCAGAGGCCTTGAGGCAGGGAGCGGGCGACGGCAAGAATCTCCTCTGTCGGCTCGAAGCTCATCGAGGGATAATGGGAGGGACGAATATATAACGGCGCGGCTGTCCTTCCGCGTCCCCGGGAGACTATTTAACCACCCCTTTTACCAATTGCTTAGCAATTGAATATCAATCTCTCTCAATCCTCCACCATCCAGCTCGGAGTGCTCGCCCGGCCACCACCGGTTCCGTCTCAGATGCGAACTCGATGTGCGAGCCCCTTGTCGACGACCTGACGGTCCATGCCGGAGCTACCCATACCGATGACAATATTGAGCTCAACCTCTACCGCAACAGGAGGCAGGTGGAAAGTAGGGACGGTTATACCGGCTCCTCAGGGGGCGATATATAGATTTCGAACAAGCCAGTCCGGGAGCTACAGACTCGGGCTCTGGTCGAGGGTGATAGGCCAGATAGTTTTCCCGAGGGAGTGGGGGCTCCCGGAGCTCCGGCGAGCGCTCTCGGTCTCGCCCGGCGAGGGGGATTGCGAAAGCTGGGCCAGGGACTTCCTTCCCATTGAGTCGAAGGCACTATGTAGCGGCTGCGGCAGGGAGGTCGCGCCGGAGCTTGAGAGGTGCCCGCACTGAAGGGAGAGGCTGTAGGCCTCAGTTGGTGAACTATTTATCTCCGGACGCAGATGAAGTGGACCGTGCTGACTACTAAGTATACCTATGCCTACAGAGCCCTCGGCGCGCTCGGCGCCGGTCTCGTGCTTCTGGGAATATTCCTGCCGTGGGCCAACATAACTGACGGCAGAATCGGCCCCTTTAGAGCCGGGGAAACCCCGACCGGCTGGGCGCTTGCCTACGAGCAGCAGATGGTCGGCGGGAAGCTGAATATCGGGGGCGCAATATTTTTCGCCGTTTTCGGGATGGTGATATTTGCCACATTCGGCGTCTTCGCCATTGCCGCTGGGAGGAACGGCATCGGCCTCGGGTACTTCCTCCTCGGCTCGAGCGCCTTCTTCGTCGTCTTCATGGTCGCTCTCCTGCCCTATGTACAGCAGGGCATCCCAGTCCCCGATGACCCCCTGACTCCCGACAAGGTGGCCGAAATCGAGGCCCTCAACGCCACGGACCCCGCGAGGGGCAGCGAGCTCTACTCCGAGGCCCTGAAGCTCAAGGAGCAGCGCGACAAAATTCTCGAGTGGAAGAACCTGAGAATGGTGCCCCAGTACGGGCTGATTCTTTCCCTCGCCGGCTCGGTTCTGGCCTATGTCTTCGCCCGGCTCGTCGTCTCTGACAATGCGAAACTAGAGAACTACAAACGATACGCAGCTTTACTCGCGCAGGTCCACGCCGACGGCAAGGTCACGAAGGACGAGGCTGAGCTGCTCGCGCGGGAGAGGCAGTTACTCAAGCTCTCGTGGGAGGAGCACGAGCTAATTCTCAGGCAGACGGTGAGGGAGCCGGCGAGCCAGCAGCGCCTCCTCGAGATGCACAGGCGGCCCGTGGACGTCGAGAGAATTCTCAGGGACAGGGAGTTCGACTCCTACAGGAGGGCTCTCGTGCAGGCCTACAAAGATGGAAAGCTAACCGAAGACGAGGCCGCGCTGCTCAGGGTGCAGAGGGAGTCCCTCGGAATCACGGACGCCGACCACGATGCCATTCTGGCTGAACTCGTGGCCTCCGGCGATGTCACGATGAAAGGGCCGGCAGCCTCAGAGAAAACAATAAAGGCCGACACGATGGCGACCCCTCCCGCCACCCCCGCCGCCCCTCCCCTACGGCCTGCCCCGTCGCCTTCTCCTCCGCAGCCTCATTCCGCAAGAGAGCCAGCACCGGTCCCCACCCAGCCTCAACCCCCTCTTCCCGCAATGAAGCCAGCTCCGGCCCTTGAGCAGCCCAGTGTTCCCCCTCCCTACCAGCCTGCCCCTCCCACCCAGACCCCAGAGGCTCCCCCACAGCCTCCAGTTCCTTCATCCAGTCCCCCCGCCCCCGCCCCGGCACCTTCTTTCCGATCCTCTGCGGCGCCCGCTCCCAAAGCGCCCCCGGAGACGGGGGCTACCATGAAGCGGGTCAGATGCACGAAGTGCAGGACCCAGATTCCCGTCTCAAGTCCAGAGAGGCCCCTGAGAATCAAATGCCCCGGGTGTGGATTCGAAGGGACGCTGAGGAAATAGCTCACAGAGCGGCTGACGATGCGGGGCTCCGCCCCGGCTGTGAATTCTGTATAATTTCTGTGCGATTCCGATTGCCAGAGCAGCCGTGCGGAGGAGCGAGGGTGGAATTCTGTCCGTGTGACTCGCGCCTGCATTGGCTCCTCTGCCAATCTTTTTAGCCCTGAACGGCCATCCCGGGAACGGAGGCACCGGTATGGTCAAGGTGGGGATAAACGGGTTCGGAAGAATCGGTAGGCTGGCGATGCGCGCCGCGGTCGAGCACCCGAGTGTGGAAATCGTGGCGGTGAACGACATCACTGATGCAAAGACACTCGCCCATCTCTTCAAATACGACTCGACCTACGGCATCTTTCCCGGCACCGTAGAAGCTAAAGGGAATAGCATTATCATTAACGGAAAGCCAGTCAAAGCGCTAATGGTGAAGGACCCTGCCCAGCTCCCATGGAAGGCGCTCGGGGTTGAGGTGGTGATAGAATCCACCGGCCTATTCACCGAGGCGGAGAAGGCGAGGGCGCACATCGCTGCGGGTGCAAAGAAGGTGATAATTTCCGCACCTGCGAAGGGGGAGGATATAACCATCGTGCTCGGTGTGAATGAGGATAAATACGACCCCGCAAAGCACAATATCATCTCCAATGCCTCCTGCACAACGAACTGTCTCGCGCCCGTGGCGAAGGTGCTTAACGACTCCTTCGGTATAAATAAGGCCCTAATGACAACCATCCACGCCTACACGATGGACCAGAGGCTCCAGGACGCTCCGCACAAGGACCTGCGGAGGGCGAGGGCGGCGGCCCGCTCGATGATTCCGACGAGCACTGGTGCCGCAAAGGCGGTCTCACTAGTTATTCCAGAGCTCAAGGGAAAGTTCCACGGTGTTGCGATTCGCGTGCCCGTTGAAACCGTCTCCGTCGTCGACCTGACGGCAGAGCTCGCGAGGCCCGCCACGGCGGAGCAGGTCAACGCCGCGTTCAGGGCCGCCGCAAACGGAAAACTCAAGGGCTACCTCGAGTTCTGTGAGGAGCCTCTGGTCTCTGTGGACTTCAAAGGGAACCGAGCGTCGGCAATTGTGGACGCGGAGCAGACCATCGTCATAGGGGACACGATGGTCAAGGTGCTCGCGTGGTACGACAACGAGTGGGGCTACTCTCACAGGCTCATTGAGCTTGCGGAGATGGTGGTCAGAAAAATGAAATAAGGCGCGATGGCGCGCGACTGACATCCGACCTATTTCAGACCGCTCACTAGCTCGAGCAGCGATGCCCTCCTGTCCTTCGCTTTGACGACGCCCGAGGCCAGCAGGACTCCCATCGCACCGAGCTCGAGCGCCCTGCGCACGTCCTTTCCGCTCTTCACGCCCGCGCCGCAGAGCACCTTGACCTGGGGATTGACTCTCCGCACCTCCTCAACGCTGCCCCTAACGACCTCCGGGCTCGAGCTCGTGACGGATACGTCCCCTCCAATCAGCTCCGGGGGCTCGACCGCGACGAAATCGGGGCCGAGGGCGGCGCAGGCCCTGCTGACGGCAGTATTGTTTGTGCAGACGCAGCTCTCAATGCCCAAGGCGCGGGCCCGGGCCACGAGCCACTCGATGTCGGCTAGCTGGAGCCTCCTCTCGGAGTGGTTGATGAGGAGGCCGGAGGCCCCGACCTCCCTGAGCATCTCGAGCGTTATATGGCCCGTCCGCCCCCCGGGCTCGACAGCGTCCGCGGCCTGGCCCCAGACAGGAATTCGGACCTCGGCCCTCACCCGCGCGAGCTCCGTGGCAGGGGGGCAGACAACAATCGATACACCGTTCTCCCGGGCGACCTCGTCGCACAGTCTGGCGAGCGCCAGTCCCTCGGAACCGATGGCTTCTGGGTAGACCTTGAAGTTTACGACGATGACGGGCACTGCGGCGGACACACTGAACACCGGGCACCGGTAGGCTCTCCGATGGGATAATGTTTTTGCCGGGCGCGAATTTCCCGGTTGTTAGTGCCCTCGCTCGCGGAGAAGGCCGGCCGCTCCGACCCTCGGCTCAGGTGTATGTCGAGGCTATCAACCTCTCTATCATCTGGTTTATGTCCTTGAGCTTGCTGACGGAGCCGTCCCAGTTCTCCAGAACATCGGCGTAGGTCTGGCTGATCTGCCTGACGGTCTCCCTCATCTTATCGCGCATCTTGGGCGAGGCGACGCCCGAGACCACGACGGCCAGGCAGATGTACTCTCCCCTCTCGATAAGAATTTTGGTCTTGCCGTAGCGCAGCTCATTCAGCTCCTCCGACTCGGCCTCCCTAAACGATTCCTTGACAAATGCCGTGACGGCGGTCAGCATCCCGCTGAGGATGTCCCCGTCGACGTCCGGCCTCAGCCTCCGCGTGTTGTGCGTTATCAGGCGTCCGTCGCGGTACATCAAAAAGACGTCCTCTATCATCGGTCCGATGATTATCCTCGCTCTCTCCTGTGCCCTGCCCTCCTTACCGTCGAGGGCTCGCTTAAAGCTCAGCTTGACCGTAATGTAGGCATCGAGGGGGATGTCATGCTCGTCGGCCGTGACTTCGATTGTAACAACGGCCTTCTCGCCAGCCTTTAGAAAGTCTATGCCGGGGGGGGTGGCGCTGAACTCCTTTATCGGTCCGATGACCTCGATCCGGATGTTTGATGCGTGCGCCTTCCCGATGTTGGTGATGGAGAGGTTGAACTTGCTCCTATTCACAGTGAGGCCCTCGCTTGAGCCCGCTCGCAGGGAGAGTGAGGGCAAGGCCTCCTCTTTTACCTTCTCTATAATATCCATTATCAGCCCGGCGCACTCTCTCGCCCTCTCCGCGTCGTCGGCGTTGAGGGCCTTCTCGGCCTCCTCCAGAAGCTTTTTGGCGTCGCTGATATCGATGAAGTGCTCGGCGTTCTTCATGTGGGCCCTGACCGGCCCCATTATCTCCATAGCCTCTCTGAACTGGGTCCGCTTGGATATTATGGAGGCCTCGGTCCTCCTCAAGTTCTCCACGGCGCCGACATAGTCTCCCAGCTTGATGGCGCTGAGAGCGGCTGCAAGCATCCTCTCGGCCTCCGCCACGCTGATTCCCTCGGCCCGAACGTCCCTGACCATTTTCTCAAAGTCGGCGTAGACCGAATGCACCCTCTCGTGCTGCTCCATTGCGCCAGTCAGGTACTTGTCTAGGGTCTTGAGCTGGTCACTGGCGTTTCTCTCGAGCTGGAGGGCGAGGTCGAACCTCCCATCCTTAATCTCTTTCTTTATTCCTGCAATGCAGCGCTCCAAGGAGTCGAGCGCGGTCTGAAAGCCCTCCGTGTAGTTCACGACGGGCTGGGAGAGCTTTCTGTGCCTCTCAGTTGCGCTCGAGAGCTCCGCGCGCGCAAGCTGGAGGAACTCCTCAGCCTTCTTCCGGTCGCCAACGCTGCTCAGGAGCTTTGACGACTGGAGGAGGTACTCGACCTCGTTCACAGCGACGCCTGCGCTCTTCGCCCGCGCTAGCTCTCTTTCGAGTTCTCCTATGAGCCCGAAGTCAGCTGAGGCCATCTCGAAGAGGGTGACCCGGCTGTCCATCGTGCCGACCACGACCCTCCTGAGGTCAGGGGCGAGGGCCACGCTCACGATCTCGCTCGGGAGTTTCATCGTCCATACCGGCTTCCCGTGGAGATCAATTAGGTAGAGCATCATGTCCTCCGAGCCGACGAGAACGCTCTGGCCATCGGTTGTAAATGCCAGACCGGTCACGGCGCCACCGGTCGGGAACTGCCAGAGTATCCTTCCCGTCCTGTCGAGTAGGGTGACCATCCTCTCTTCGGAGCCTGCGGCGATGTAGGCACCGTCGGGCGAGACCGCGGTCCTATAGGGATAGCGGCCGGTCTCGATGTGCCATTGGTAATCGCCCCACTTGTTCAGGCAGGTTAGGAGGTTGTTGTAGGAGGAGATGACGATGATGTCCTGGTCGTCCGAGACCGACACGGACCTCACCGGGCTCTTCATGTCGCATCTCCAGAGCATCGTGCCCTCCCGGTCGAAAGCATAGACGTATTTGTCTGTGGAGCCAGCCAGAATGAGGCTCCCGTCGGGCACCATTGCCACCGAGAGCACCGAGCCGCCGGTAGGCGATGTCCAGAGAAGGAGGCCATTGTTGTCTAGTGCATAGACTGTGCCATCCTTGGAGCCGGCCACGACGAGGTCCCCGAAGGCTGTGGCGGCGACGCGGAATACCGGTCCACTGGTCTCGAACTTCCAAAGCAGCCTGCCGTCGCTGGCGAAGCAGTATATCCCACCGTCGGCTGAGCCGGAGTAGACGATGTCACCGCTTCTGGAGAGAGCCACGCCCCAGACGTGTCCTCCAGTGGCGTACTTCCACACTTCTTGGAGTTTGCTGCCTTTTGTATCAGCCATCCATCTCCTCCCCCATCAGCGAAAAGCAAACGCCGTGGCCACGCTGACGATTATAGTGATAATATATAAAACTACCAGATGCCTGTGAGGGTCTGCACTGTCCTCCATCTGGGGTGTTTCCTCCACGGTTCCCTCCGTCAGCTCTCCCATAAGTGAGTTCATCGCTTTTGCGGTATTAATACATTCCTACGGAATTATATATATGGAGGAAGAGCCTATCGAGCCTCGTGGCCGCGGAGTTGGAGCGCTATAAAGAAATCGTGAGAGGGAGAGCCAGGGCGCGCTTCTTGGAAGTGGACCTCGACGACAGAATAGCACAGGCCGAGGGGCTCTCGTCCCCCTGCCGGCTTTGCGAGAGGGCCTGCGGCGTGGACAGGAAGGGTGGGGGGAGAGGTGTATGCGGCGTCGGGGCCGCGAGGGTGGCTTCTGAGTTCCTCCACTTCGGCGAGGAGCCCGAGCTCGTTCCCTCCCACACGATTTTTTTCGCCGGCTGCACCTTCAAGTGCGTCTTCTGCCAGAACTGGGACATCAGCCAGTTCCCGGACCGCGGTCGGGAGGTTCCCCCAGAGGAGCTGGCGCGGGTAATCCAGACGAGCGGCGGAATCAATGTGAACTGGGTCGGGGGTGACCCAACCTCCAACCTCGTCTACATCCTCAAGGTAATGAGGGAGCTTCAGAGGCTTGAGGTGAACATCGCGCAGGTCTGGAACTCCAACATGTACCTGAGCGAGGAGGCGATGAAAATTCTGGACGGTGTAATAGACGTCTACCTGAGCGACTTCAAGTACGGAAACGACGCCTGCGCGAGGCGCCTGTCGAAGGTGGAGAGGTACTTCGAGGTCGTCAGCAGGAACCACCTCCTTGCTGCTAGGCAGTGTGAGATTCTCCTCAGGCACCTCGTCATGCCGGGGCACATCGAGTGCTGCACGAAGCCTGTGCTGAAGTGGGTCTCGGAGAACATCCCGCGCAATGTGCTCAGGGTCAATGTCATGGACCAGTACCGGCCGGACCACATTGTTCTCCAAGACAGGAGGAAGTACCCGGAGCTCTCACGCCATTTGAGCATGAAAGAGTTTCTCGAGGCCCATCAATTCGCCGCGGGGCTCGGGCTGGACCTCGTTTAGAAGCCCTAGCTTTCCCCGCCTCGTGCCGCGGCTGGACCTTTCCGCTCCCTATCGACCAGCGCGGCTTCAGCTCTTGCGTTTCCGGACCCTTGGCCCATTCGAACCCGCTGCCTCGAGCGCACCGCTGGCAAGAAGAGGATGCGAGGCTCCGAATCGCAAGAAGCGCTTCATGAGCGGTCC
This genomic interval from Thermoplasmata archaeon contains the following:
- a CDS encoding DUF655 domain-containing protein, translated to MEDYAYVLDYLAQGHPDARKFKREPLAYALGENEFKILELAIKPDVTLNIGDYIYIGKDLEKRDKILHVKRRVSYSEITNTAQSELPFIIAEIVKKQEPRFVRFYNESQPISTRFHMLELLPGLGKKMMWAILEERKKKPFESFEDIKKRIPALHHPEKHIVRRIELELSDPNQKYHLFVAK
- a CDS encoding RNA polymerase Rpb4 family protein, encoding MLEEESKKRELGYEQKLALSHAQLFSKLSVEDSEKLKAELCKNPHISEALAYKIIEILPATPDDVRVIFAKERHPLTPEETNAILEAVKKFV
- a CDS encoding 50S ribosomal protein L21e, with the translated sequence MVKASKGFRVKTRRTLRVKPRSRGMPPVTRSLQELEVGDRASIHLDGRVHDGMPHPRYQGKTGRVVGRQGRAYLVEIIEGRKRKTLLAGPEHLRKC
- a CDS encoding tRNA pseudouridine(54/55) synthase Pus10, which gives rise to MSFEPTEEILAVARSLPQGLCDHCLGRRFARVQQATNSERGRAIRLALAAAGARSEPAVFCPICDNIFDELDGIARAAARKMAPYEFSTFLVGSKQEASTLELEERLGYPEHLKQEVNRELGKRLEALTGKTVDFDSPDVTIIVDIAFGSVEIQLAPLFIYGRYRKLERGIPQTRWPCRACRGKGCARCGGTGRMYQTSVEELIAGPVMRAAGGSSHALHGMGREDIDARMLGGGRPFVLEVREPVRRALDLVALQEEINRLAAGRVEVSGLRPSSMEEVRGLKESRVPKCYLATVEFSSPVPEEKLKLLERTFTGLEVQQRTPLRVSHRRADLTRVRRVLEFRVEGPDRFRITAEAGLYIKELISGDGGRTRPSVSEALGVGCLVRELDVLSTGGSGDGEGVEGLQGEDEEDPEG
- the gap gene encoding type I glyceraldehyde-3-phosphate dehydrogenase encodes the protein MVKVGINGFGRIGRLAMRAAVEHPSVEIVAVNDITDAKTLAHLFKYDSTYGIFPGTVEAKGNSIIINGKPVKALMVKDPAQLPWKALGVEVVIESTGLFTEAEKARAHIAAGAKKVIISAPAKGEDITIVLGVNEDKYDPAKHNIISNASCTTNCLAPVAKVLNDSFGINKALMTTIHAYTMDQRLQDAPHKDLRRARAAARSMIPTSTGAAKAVSLVIPELKGKFHGVAIRVPVETVSVVDLTAELARPATAEQVNAAFRAAANGKLKGYLEFCEEPLVSVDFKGNRASAIVDAEQTIVIGDTMVKVLAWYDNEWGYSHRLIELAEMVVRKMK
- the tpiA gene encoding triose-phosphate isomerase produces the protein MSAAVPVIVVNFKVYPEAIGSEGLALARLCDEVARENGVSIVVCPPATELARVRAEVRIPVWGQAADAVEPGGRTGHITLEMLREVGASGLLINHSERRLQLADIEWLVARARALGIESCVCTNNTAVSRACAALGPDFVAVEPPELIGGDVSVTSSSPEVVRGSVEEVRRVNPQVKVLCGAGVKSGKDVRRALELGAMGVLLASGVVKAKDRRASLLELVSGLK
- a CDS encoding PQQ-binding-like beta-propeller repeat protein; this translates as MADTKGSKLQEVWKYATGGHVWGVALSRSGDIVYSGSADGGIYCFASDGRLLWKFETSGPVFRVAATAFGDLVVAGSKDGTVYALDNNGLLLWTSPTGGSVLSVAMVPDGSLILAGSTDKYVYAFDREGTMLWRCDMKSPVRSVSVSDDQDIIVISSYNNLLTCLNKWGDYQWHIETGRYPYRTAVSPDGAYIAAGSEERMVTLLDRTGRILWQFPTGGAVTGLAFTTDGQSVLVGSEDMMLYLIDLHGKPVWTMKLPSEIVSVALAPDLRRVVVGTMDSRVTLFEMASADFGLIGELERELARAKSAGVAVNEVEYLLQSSKLLSSVGDRKKAEEFLQLARAELSSATERHRKLSQPVVNYTEGFQTALDSLERCIAGIKKEIKDGRFDLALQLERNASDQLKTLDKYLTGAMEQHERVHSVYADFEKMVRDVRAEGISVAEAERMLAAALSAIKLGDYVGAVENLRRTEASIISKRTQFREAMEIMGPVRAHMKNAEHFIDISDAKKLLEEAEKALNADDAERARECAGLIMDIIEKVKEEALPSLSLRAGSSEGLTVNRSKFNLSITNIGKAHASNIRIEVIGPIKEFSATPPGIDFLKAGEKAVVTIEVTADEHDIPLDAYITVKLSFKRALDGKEGRAQERARIIIGPMIEDVFLMYRDGRLITHNTRRLRPDVDGDILSGMLTAVTAFVKESFREAESEELNELRYGKTKILIERGEYICLAVVVSGVASPKMRDKMRETVRQISQTYADVLENWDGSVSKLKDINQMIERLIASTYT
- a CDS encoding radical SAM protein, giving the protein MAAELERYKEIVRGRARARFLEVDLDDRIAQAEGLSSPCRLCERACGVDRKGGGRGVCGVGAARVASEFLHFGEEPELVPSHTIFFAGCTFKCVFCQNWDISQFPDRGREVPPEELARVIQTSGGINVNWVGGDPTSNLVYILKVMRELQRLEVNIAQVWNSNMYLSEEAMKILDGVIDVYLSDFKYGNDACARRLSKVERYFEVVSRNHLLAARQCEILLRHLVMPGHIECCTKPVLKWVSENIPRNVLRVNVMDQYRPDHIVLQDRRKYPELSRHLSMKEFLEAHQFAAGLGLDLV